A genomic segment from Lycium ferocissimum isolate CSIRO_LF1 unplaced genomic scaffold, AGI_CSIRO_Lferr_CH_V1 ctg27142, whole genome shotgun sequence encodes:
- the LOC132043695 gene encoding uncharacterized protein LOC132043695: CMNLRSKGTSNLVPRAADIRALERECARKRREEEQQAQLQTLEAAMEEQQNPQNPNGPQQRPARPIGTYDRPNIHGPRLGIRAPAVAANNFEIKSGLLNCIENNKYHGLAVEDPFDHLDKFDSYCGMSKTNGVSEDALKLKLFPFSLGDKARQWEKSLPSDSITTWEDCKKAFLEKFFSTSRTAKLRNEISSFQQKNLEGFSEAWERFNGYQAQCPHHGFSKESLLSTFYRGALPKYRARLDTASNGFFLGRTEEEAEALVDNMVKSDAVYSGDHDRSSRGDDNQTRNEIKALQEKIDKLIADKATQAQVNFVGNPQQEIPPTVNEVEGLEGQEELCFINSNGSWYKKEPNFQYNNYQQKPYSNNQQSGYQPRNNQQSNYQPQQNSSPSSSAPQESSTDALLKQILESQTRSEKHVGYELKNLHSKIDGSYNELNNKFSHLASSVKNLENQFASMSTHQNRQQGSLPGKSDQNPKEAKAVTLRSGKQLTPRTLTKDAEKQGEEVAINLDDEVVIVDEKTDDEILEKIEKAKGKGKVGEEKKTTKDGESAAPASESSPVPPPYEPKLPFPGRFKKQLLQKYKALFEKQMSEAQVTMPIIDAFMLIPQYSKFLKDVVAAKKKEMEGMMVLSHECNAIIQRLDAPEKLEDPGCFTLPCALGPMVFEKCLCDLGASVSLMPLSVAKKLGFTQYKKCRLSLVLADRSVKYPVGILENLPVKIGRYEIPTDFVVLEMGEEAQDPLILGRPFLATAGAIVNVKEGKIDLHLGKENILHFDIKEKMRNPTVFGQAFTIEEMGPPADDHFDELPPEEDGVSTPLSAPTPA; this comes from the coding sequence GTGTATGAACTTGAGGAGCAAGGGTACATCAAACCTTGTTCCAAGAGCCGCAGACATCAGAGCTTTAGAGAGAGAGTGTGctagaaaaagaagagaagaagagcAACAAGCTCAACTGCAGACACTGGAAGCTGCAATGGAAGAACAACAAAATCCTCAGAACCCCAATGGACCTCAACAGCGACCAGCTCGCCCCATTGGCACTTATGACCGCCCCAACATCCATGGTCCTAGACTTGGAATCCGAGCACCAGCTGTGGCTGCTAACAACTTTGAGATCAAGTCAGGACTGCTAAACTGCATAGAGAACAACAAGTATCATGGTCTGGCTGTGGAGGACCCATTTGATCACTTGGATAAGTTTGACAGCTACTGTGGTATGTCAAAGACTAATGGTGTGTCAGAGGATGCTTTAAAGCTCAAGCTATTCCCTTTCTCTTTGGGGGATAAGGCACGTCAGTGGGAGAAGTCTCTACCAAGTGACTCCATCACCACTTGGGAAGACTGCAAAAAGGCATTCTTGGAGAAGTTCTTCTCTACCTCAAGAACTGCTAAGTTGAGGAATGAGATCTCCAGCTTCCAACAGAAGAACTTGGAAGGATTCAGTGAAGCTTGGGAGAGATTCAATGGTTACCAAGCTCAGTGCCCACACCATGGATTCTCTAAGGAGAGCTTGCTGAGCACATTCTACAGAGGTGCTCTTCCTAAGTACAGAGCCAGACTGGATACAGCTAGCAATGGGTTCTTTTTGGGGAGAACTGAGGAAGAGGCAGAGGCTCTGGTTGACAACATGGTTAAGAGTGATGCAGTCTACAGTGGAGACCATGACAGAAGCAGCAGAGGTGATGACAATCAAACAAGGAATGAGATAAAGGCTCTTCAGGAGAAGATTGACAAACTCATTGCTGATAAGGCCACACAAGCGCAGGTGAACTTTGTTGGTAACCCACAACAGGAGATACCTCCTACTGTCAATGAGGTTGAGGGTTTGGAAGGGCAAGAAGAATTGTGTTTCATCAACAGTAATGGTAGCTGGTACAAGAAGGAACCCAACTTTCAGTACAACAACTACCAACAGAAGCCCTATTCAAACAACCAGCAGAGTGGTTATCAGCCTCGAAACAACCAGCAGAGCAACTATCAGCCTCAGCAAAACTCCTCTCCTAGCTCCTCTGCCCCTCAAGAGAGCAGCACTGATGCCTTACTGAAACAGATCTTGGAGTCTCAGACTAGAAGTGAGAAGCATGTGGGCTATGAGCTGAAGAACCTTCACTCCAAGATTGATGGGAGCTACAATGAGCTCAACAACAAATTCTCCCACCTTGCTTCTTCTGTCAAGAATTTGGAGAATCAGTTTGCTTCCATGAGCACCCACCAGAATCGCCAGCAAGGATCTCTACCTGGAAAATCAGATCAAAACCCCAAGGAAGCAAAAGCTGTCACACTTAGGAGTGGTAAGCAGTTGACTCCTAGAACCCTCACCAAGGATGCTGAGAAACAAGGTGAGGAGGTGGCCATCAATCTAGATGATGAAGTGGTCATTGTTGATGAGAAGACAGATGATGAGATCTTGGAGAAGATTGAGAAAGCCAAGGGTAAAGGAAAGGTTGGAGAAGAgaagaaaacaacaaaagatGGTGAATCTGCTGCTCCAGCAAGTGAGAGCTCTCCTGTCCCCCCTCCCTATGAACCAAAGCTTCCATTCCCTGGTAGATTCAAGAAGCAGCTGCTACAGAAGTACAAGGCTTTGTTTGAGAAGCAGATGAGTGAAGCTCAGGTTACAATGCCCATCATTGATGCTTTCATGCTGATTCCTCAATACAGCAAGTTCCTGAAAGATGTTGTAGCTGCTAAGAAGAAGGAGATGGAGGGCATGATGGTTCTGAGTCATGAGTGCAATGCCATCATTCAGAGGCTTGATGCTCCAGAGAAGCTAGAGGATCCAGGATGCTTCACACTCCCTTGTGCTCTTGGACCTATGGTATTTGAGAAATGTCTCTGCGATTTGGGAGCTAGTGTCAGCTTGATGCCTTTGTCTGTGGCAAAGAAGCTTGGCTTCACTCAATACAAGAAGTGTAGACTCTCTCTGGTGTTGGCTGATCGTTCAGTGAAGTACCCTGTGGGCATCCTAGAGAACCTCCCTGTGAAGATTGGAAGGTATGAGATACCTACAGATTTTGTGGTGCTTGAAATGGGTGAGGAGGCTCAAGACCCATTGATTCTTGGAAGGCCATTCTTAGCTACAGCAGGAGCTATTGTGAATGTGAAGGAAGGCAAGATTGACCTCCATTTGGGCAAGGAGAACATCCTCCACTTTGACATCAAGGAGAAAATGAGGAACCCCACTGTATTTGGACAAGCCTTCAC